The window GCGCCGCGGGATTCCGGCGTGGGCGACCGACGGAGGCGCGGCGCGTCTGCGCGGGAGAGCCGCGGCGGTGCTGCGCGCGACGGGCGCCGGCGACTGCGTGGCGAGTCTCCACCGGTGCGGCGGCGCGGCCGTGGGCTGGCCGGACGTGATCGGCGTGATCCCGCCGACCGGGCGGATGCTGGCCGTCGAGGTCAAGCGCCCGGAGCAGGTGGAGCGGCACGGCGAGGGCTGGCGGCAGGTGCGGCCTGCGGGGAGCCCTAGCGCGGAGCAGGTGGCGATGCTGGCGAGACTCGAGGAATGCGGCGCGGTGGTCTGCGTCGCGTGGGACGAGAGGGATGTGGTCGATGCATTGGAGGGCAGATGAGCTTTGCGAGGCGAATGAAGCGGCCGGAGCAGATTTCGCGGAATAGGGAGCTCTTGGAGTACGTCGAGTATTGGCAGCGCAAGTTCTACGAGGCGAAGGAGGTGATCGGCCGCCAGAGCAGGGCGGGAATCGTGATGCTCGGCCGGCTTGGCGGAGAGGTCGTTCTGAGCGGTGAGAGTCTCGACGCGACTCGCGGCATGGCGCTCAGGTTCACTCCGGTGGACGGCGGCGTGAGGCTGTCGATTGTCTCCACATCCGCCAAGCCCGCCGACGCGGAGGCGAAATGAGCGACGAGTATGGCTTGGGATGGGACACTGCCCTGCATTACGCGCACATCGCGGCCGCGCTGGTCGTCAGACTCGGCGGGCGCGTCGAGCTGACCCACGAGGAGTGCGAGGGCGCCACGGTCCTGCGGATCGAGCCGATTCGGGAGCGCGCCGCCTTCGCGCTCGTAGCGGAGGCGAAGGAGCCGAGCGAGCGAGCCTAGACAAGGCAGCGCCCCGGGCTCTCGGCACCGGGGCGCAGAGGCAGGGGGACTGACCTCCGCGACAGAGTCTACCACGCGGGAGGCGCGATGTGTGACGGGATGACGGCGAGAGACCTAGCGGAGATGCTGCGGAGACGGCGCGCGGCGCTGTCGCTGACGCAGGAACAGGCGGCGGAAGCGGCGGGCGTCGGCGTCGCCACGTGGAAGCGTTGGGAGGCGGGCGGCGGCGCGTGCGGCCTTGCGGCGTCGTTCCTTCGCGCGCTGGACCGCGTAGGCGTCGAGGTGCGGGTCAAGTCGAGACTGAGGGATCAGATGTGATCCATTAGGTATCGGATGTGATACCTCCGCGCGGCCTCCATCGAGGGGCCGCGCTTTGCGTATGTCACGCTGAGAGTGAGGGCGAGGCATGGGCCGGACTCCCCGTGATTCACGCGACACCTCGGTAGTTGTCGAGGAGAGCGGAATCCCCCGAGTGCGGATTCCCGATCGCGTCGTCTACGTGGGAACGGGCGCGGACCTCGAACGAATCGACGCCGCGCGGCGCGAATGCCGATGCGGAGGCGGCCGCGAGTGCCGATGCGCCGGATCCGGACCCGAAAGCTACGAACCGAGGGAGGCGAGATGAGAGGCGGCGCGAGCAAGGCAAAGAAGGGCGCCGCCGCGAAGAAGCCTCGGAATATTCCGACGCCGCGGGCCGAGAAAAGACCGAGCCCCGGCCGGCCGCGATCCTTCGAGGATCCGCAAGTCCGCGAGACGCTGCTCGAAGAACTCCGCTTCCACCAGAACGTCGGCGTCGCCGCGTACCGGGCGGGGATCGCCCGCGACACAGTCTACGCCGAGATGAAGCGCGACCCGCAGTTCAAGCGCGACGTCGAGGAAGCGCGCCAGCTCGCGCTCGACTTCATCGAAGCGTCCGTGTTCGCGCAAGCGCGCTCGGGCGACCTCGGCGCTTGCTGCTGGGTCCAGAAGAATCGCGACCCGGAGCACTGGAAGGACCGGCGAGACATCGCGCACTCGAATCCTGACGGCTCCCCGCTGGTCCCGCCGCGGATCGTGGTCGAGTACGTCGGGGACGCCGAATGACCGCGGCCGTCGCGCCCGACGTGATCGCCGCGATGCCGCGGAAGCTCGCCTTCCTGCGGAAGCCCGCGCGCTACAAAGTGGCCTACGGCGGGCGCGGCGGCGGCAAGAGCT is drawn from bacterium and contains these coding sequences:
- a CDS encoding VRR-NUC domain-containing protein encodes the protein RRGIPAWATDGGAARLRGRAAAVLRATGAGDCVASLHRCGGAAVGWPDVIGVIPPTGRMLAVEVKRPEQVERHGEGWRQVRPAGSPSAEQVAMLARLEECGAVVCVAWDERDVVDALEGR
- a CDS encoding helix-turn-helix domain-containing protein → MLRRRRAALSLTQEQAAEAAGVGVATWKRWEAGGGACGLAASFLRALDRVGVEVRVKSRLRDQM